From a single Calothrix sp. NIES-2098 genomic region:
- a CDS encoding DegT/DnrJ/EryC1/StrS aminotransferase produces the protein MNKNAIKIPFVDLNLQHQPIQIQLEQAIQAVLTKGDFILGQALSDFEAAFAAASGTQYGVGVASGTDAIALGLQACNIGSGDEVLLPANTFVATLIGVLRVGAKPILVDCDPETALIDLAAAAKLVTPRTKAIIPVHLYGQMVSPRQLLDFAKTYNLLIFEDAAQAHLAERDGYRAGSVGIAAAFSFYPSKNLGAFGDGGMLLTRDPDVAQKMVRLRNYGASQKYFHVEEGTNSRLDTLQAAVLLQKLPYLPKWNCDRNSIAQQYDLELLPLASAGIIPLQNHSATGHVYHLYVIKINDSCPLTRQQIQDKLTAEGIQTGIHYPIPCHLQPAFTYLGYQLGDFPQAEKLAQQILSLPMYPGLNNSQITKVVTAIKSTLSGEQQQLLCI, from the coding sequence ATGAATAAAAATGCGATAAAAATTCCTTTTGTAGACTTGAATTTACAACATCAGCCTATTCAAATTCAATTGGAGCAGGCAATTCAGGCTGTATTAACAAAAGGAGATTTTATTTTAGGGCAAGCACTTTCTGATTTTGAGGCAGCTTTTGCAGCAGCATCTGGTACGCAATATGGTGTAGGAGTGGCATCCGGTACTGATGCGATCGCTCTCGGTTTACAAGCCTGTAATATTGGTAGTGGTGATGAGGTTTTATTACCTGCAAATACCTTTGTTGCCACCCTAATTGGAGTGCTACGTGTTGGGGCTAAACCGATTTTGGTAGATTGCGATCCCGAAACAGCTTTAATAGATTTAGCAGCAGCAGCCAAATTAGTTACACCTAGAACAAAAGCAATTATTCCCGTACATCTTTACGGCCAAATGGTGTCACCACGACAGCTATTAGATTTTGCTAAAACCTACAACCTGCTAATTTTTGAAGATGCAGCACAAGCACATTTAGCAGAACGAGATGGATATCGTGCTGGTTCAGTAGGAATTGCAGCAGCTTTTAGTTTCTATCCTAGTAAGAATTTGGGAGCATTTGGCGATGGCGGAATGCTATTAACGCGAGATCCAGATGTCGCTCAAAAAATGGTGCGGTTGCGAAATTATGGCGCATCGCAAAAGTATTTTCATGTTGAAGAAGGTACAAATAGCCGTCTAGATACCTTACAAGCAGCAGTATTACTGCAAAAACTACCATATTTACCCAAGTGGAATTGCGATCGCAATAGTATTGCTCAACAATACGACTTAGAACTATTACCCTTAGCATCTGCTGGTATTATTCCGCTACAAAATCACAGCGCTACTGGGCATGTTTATCATCTTTATGTAATTAAAATTAATGATTCTTGCCCTTTAACACGTCAGCAAATTCAAGACAAACTGACAGCAGAGGGGATTCAAACAGGAATTCATTACCCAATTCCTTGCCATCTTCAGCCAGCATTCACTTATTTAGGCTATCAACTTGGAGATTTCCCCCAAGCAGAAAAGTTGGCACAGCAAATTTTATCGTTACCTATGTATCCAGGTTTAAACAATAGTCAAATTACCAAAGTTGTAACAGCTATTAAATCTACTTTAAGTGGCGAACAACAACAGTTGTTGTGCATTTAA
- a CDS encoding eight transmembrane protein EpsH, producing the protein MAIPQQIKNSNTSQLLILAILGVLFLLYAPLLLHWLDGWLHKNISTEHEYFSHGLIGLPFATYLVWLQRKQWQRLPDRIHPLGPFLLLVGGVFYLSGVAEWVNLSFPAILAGLCLWFKGIPGFKLQGFPLLLIFFATPTAGPYLIAPYTLPLQSFIAGTAGFILNQFGMEVTVEGINLYVGGRIVEVAPYCAGLKMLFTTMYVSLMLLYWTGALSSRRTTSWFLGIAVLISITANIFRNTALTFFHGTGQEAAFKWLHDDWGGDLYSGCMLLVLVPLLNRINSYFSTVTDIELEADSDRS; encoded by the coding sequence ATGGCAATCCCACAACAGATAAAAAATAGCAACACTTCTCAACTACTAATTTTAGCAATTTTAGGCGTTTTATTTCTGCTGTATGCGCCTCTATTACTACACTGGCTAGATGGCTGGTTACACAAAAATATTAGTACAGAACATGAATATTTTAGCCACGGTTTAATTGGTTTACCATTTGCCACTTACCTAGTTTGGCTGCAACGCAAACAATGGCAACGTCTACCAGATAGGATCCATCCGCTAGGCCCTTTTTTGCTATTAGTTGGGGGAGTTTTTTATTTAAGTGGTGTAGCTGAGTGGGTGAACCTTTCCTTCCCGGCAATTTTAGCCGGATTGTGCTTGTGGTTTAAAGGTATACCAGGTTTCAAATTGCAAGGATTTCCTCTATTGTTAATATTTTTCGCCACCCCAACAGCCGGGCCTTACCTGATTGCACCTTACACCTTACCTCTACAAAGTTTCATTGCTGGTACAGCTGGCTTCATCCTAAATCAGTTTGGTATGGAAGTAACTGTTGAAGGAATAAATCTGTATGTCGGCGGACGAATTGTGGAAGTTGCACCTTATTGTGCGGGGTTGAAAATGTTATTTACTACCATGTACGTCAGCTTAATGTTGCTTTATTGGACAGGGGCTTTGTCTTCACGTCGTACAACTAGTTGGTTTTTAGGAATTGCTGTTTTGATTAGCATTACGGCCAATATCTTTCGTAACACTGCACTAACATTCTTTCACGGCACAGGTCAAGAAGCAGCTTTTAAATGGCTTCATGATGATTGGGGTGGCGATCTATATTCTGGTTGTATGTTGCTAGTATTAGTGCCTTTACTAAATCGGATTAATAGCTATTTCTCAACAGTTACAGATATTGAACTAGAAGCAGATAGCGATCGCTCCTAA